From the Solibacillus sp. FSL R5-0449 genome, one window contains:
- a CDS encoding ABC transporter ATP-binding protein — MSNILTLERVETFISQYHILQGINFEAKAGEVSVLLGRNGAGKTTTLRTIMGLTPAAKGSVQFDGKDITKMTPYDIANSGIGYVPEDQGIFGQLTVEENMKVAIRKETDATIQKQAYILELFPDLKKFWKKQGGNLSGGQKQMLAMARAFVNDSKLLLIDEPSKGLAPIVIEKVMEAITEMKKHTSIVLVEQNFMMASKIGDTFTLIDDGRTVQSGEMQSLIEDEQLKRKYLGIG, encoded by the coding sequence ATGAGTAATATTTTAACGCTGGAGCGTGTGGAGACCTTTATTTCTCAATATCATATTTTGCAGGGCATCAACTTTGAAGCGAAGGCGGGGGAAGTTTCGGTTTTACTGGGGCGGAACGGTGCTGGGAAAACGACGACACTCCGCACGATTATGGGATTAACGCCGGCAGCAAAAGGGTCGGTTCAATTCGATGGGAAAGATATTACGAAAATGACGCCATATGATATTGCGAATAGCGGTATTGGCTATGTGCCTGAGGATCAGGGCATTTTTGGGCAGCTGACAGTTGAAGAAAATATGAAAGTGGCGATCCGAAAAGAAACGGACGCGACAATCCAAAAGCAGGCGTACATTTTAGAGTTATTCCCGGATTTGAAGAAATTCTGGAAAAAGCAAGGTGGCAATTTATCTGGTGGTCAAAAGCAAATGCTTGCGATGGCAAGGGCTTTTGTCAACGACAGCAAGCTGCTATTGATCGACGAACCATCCAAAGGTCTTGCACCAATTGTGATCGAGAAAGTAATGGAAGCTATTACGGAAATGAAAAAACATACATCGATCGTGCTTGTCGAACAGAACTTTATGATGGCGAGTAAAATCGGCGATACATTTACATTGATCGATGACGGGCGGACTGTGCAATCAGGGGAAATGCAAAGTTTAATCGAAGACGAACAGCTTAAGCGTAAATATTTAGGAATCGGATAA
- the fabG gene encoding 3-oxoacyl-ACP reductase FabG has translation MRLENKVAIITGGAGGIGLAAVKRFLEEGAKVAIVDYDKQQGEKIEAELGENVAFFAVDVSKLADVKEMVQQVVDRFGKIDILINNAGITRDATLVKMSEEDFEKVIQINLNGVYYCTQAVAPHMIAQGSGKIISTSSVSGVYGNFGQTNYAATKAAIIGMTKTWAKELGRKGINVNAVAPGFTATPMVEKMPEKVLQQMEGITSLQRLGKPEDIANAYLFLASDESSYITGHVLQVDGGIMM, from the coding sequence ATGCGTTTAGAAAATAAAGTAGCAATTATTACAGGTGGTGCGGGCGGTATTGGCCTTGCAGCGGTAAAGCGTTTTTTGGAAGAAGGCGCAAAAGTAGCCATCGTAGACTATGACAAGCAGCAAGGCGAGAAAATCGAAGCAGAGCTGGGGGAGAATGTGGCCTTCTTTGCAGTTGATGTATCGAAACTGGCGGACGTAAAGGAAATGGTACAACAAGTTGTTGATCGTTTCGGCAAAATCGATATTTTAATAAACAATGCGGGAATTACCCGTGATGCAACACTTGTAAAAATGAGCGAAGAGGACTTTGAGAAGGTCATTCAAATTAACTTAAATGGTGTCTACTACTGTACTCAAGCAGTAGCACCTCATATGATCGCACAGGGGTCAGGCAAAATTATCAGTACTTCATCGGTAAGTGGTGTATACGGTAATTTTGGTCAAACAAACTATGCCGCAACAAAGGCGGCCATTATCGGAATGACAAAAACTTGGGCAAAGGAACTCGGTCGTAAAGGAATCAATGTAAATGCTGTTGCGCCTGGATTTACGGCAACACCAATGGTCGAAAAAATGCCGGAAAAAGTGCTTCAGCAAATGGAGGGCATTACAAGTCTCCAACGATTAGGAAAACCGGAAGATATCGCAAATGCTTATTTATTTTTAGCATCGGATGAATCGAGTTATATTACAGGTCATGTTCTGCAAGTAGATGGCGGCATTATGATGTAG
- a CDS encoding AMP-binding protein, producing the protein MQQLDFWIAKRAGQTPDKTALIQLETGETWTYKELMQHAYGWSRTFSKQQLQQGDRVVTLMENSIESFAILIACRLNELIYVPLNTKLSISELETVLSDCSPALLITDDTHCERAMQLSPAKFLTCGSSELVEPTTYKWRDEPQLPWMIIYTGGTTGKPKGVVLSYEAVTTNAVNTVISWGLNDKDCTLNYMPLFHTGGINALALPILMAGGTVVIGRKFDPERAVRAIDEYKTTVSLFVPTMYQSIIETEYFKQSSFPTVKVFLSGGAPCPKPIYECFQKRGLFFKEGYGLTEAGPNNFSIDAEVAMNKKGAIGKSMLFNEVKIINKEGQLCAEGEVGELCLKGSHVFSHYWKNEEATSATFEDGWLKTGDLAKFDEDGDYYIVGRKKEMIITGGENVYPQEVEQCLIAHEAVQEVSVLGVPNEKWGECVVAFVISENPSEQLQSELLKYCKERLANYKVPKQIYFLQELPKTVVGKIDKKQLLNSVFITE; encoded by the coding sequence ATGCAACAGCTGGACTTTTGGATTGCGAAACGAGCAGGCCAAACACCGGATAAAACAGCCTTAATTCAGTTAGAAACAGGTGAAACGTGGACATATAAAGAGCTGATGCAGCATGCGTATGGCTGGAGCCGAACTTTTTCCAAACAGCAGTTACAGCAGGGAGACCGAGTTGTAACGTTGATGGAAAATTCAATTGAAAGCTTTGCCATTTTAATCGCCTGTCGTTTAAACGAACTGATTTATGTTCCGTTGAATACAAAATTGTCTATATCCGAATTAGAGACGGTTTTATCCGATTGCTCACCTGCTTTATTAATTACGGATGATACGCATTGTGAACGAGCAATGCAGCTTTCGCCAGCCAAATTTTTAACATGCGGTAGCTCTGAATTAGTTGAGCCTACTACATATAAGTGGCGTGATGAACCTCAGCTTCCGTGGATGATTATTTATACCGGGGGGACGACAGGTAAACCAAAAGGTGTTGTCCTGTCATATGAAGCGGTCACTACGAATGCGGTGAATACGGTCATTAGCTGGGGGTTAAACGATAAGGACTGTACATTGAATTATATGCCCCTTTTCCATACAGGCGGAATCAATGCACTTGCATTGCCGATTTTAATGGCAGGGGGAACAGTAGTAATCGGCCGGAAATTTGACCCGGAAAGAGCGGTTCGGGCCATTGATGAATATAAAACGACGGTTTCCTTATTTGTACCGACAATGTACCAGTCGATTATTGAAACGGAGTATTTTAAACAGTCCAGTTTCCCCACTGTGAAGGTGTTTTTATCGGGTGGGGCACCTTGTCCGAAGCCTATTTATGAATGTTTCCAAAAAAGAGGACTGTTTTTTAAAGAAGGATACGGGTTAACTGAAGCAGGTCCGAATAACTTTTCCATCGATGCAGAAGTGGCGATGAACAAAAAGGGCGCTATCGGGAAAAGTATGCTTTTTAATGAAGTAAAAATCATCAATAAAGAAGGTCAGCTATGTGCAGAAGGGGAAGTTGGCGAACTCTGCTTAAAAGGCAGCCATGTTTTTTCACACTACTGGAAAAATGAAGAGGCAACGAGCGCAACTTTTGAAGATGGCTGGTTAAAAACAGGTGACTTGGCAAAGTTTGATGAGGACGGCGATTATTATATTGTCGGCCGGAAAAAGGAAATGATTATAACGGGCGGAGAGAATGTGTATCCGCAGGAAGTCGAACAATGTTTAATTGCCCATGAAGCGGTGCAGGAAGTATCCGTACTTGGAGTTCCGAACGAAAAATGGGGCGAATGTGTTGTGGCGTTTGTAATTTCCGAGAACCCGTCCGAACAGCTTCAATCGGAACTGTTAAAGTACTGTAAAGAACGCCTTGCCAATTATAAAGTGCCGAAGCAAATCTACTTTCTGCAGGAACTTCCGAAAACCGTCGTCGGTAAAATTGATAAAAAACAGCTTTTGAACAGTGTATTCATAACGGAATAG
- a CDS encoding branched-chain amino acid ABC transporter permease, with translation MLKQPLILSKSNLVYAVAVGIMAVLPFVLDSRTMTILLTQFCIFAILAMSYDILLGYTGIISFGHAMFFGIGAYTTAIMLSDFGPSIGIFAASIVVGIVLSAIISVISGALTLRLKSHFYAMFTLAISGLFLVLAEKWRTVTKGNDGFTFRAPELFRERLYFYFLVLICLVVIFILLKRIVASPFGKVLVAIRENEQRTRSLGFKTLGYKIIASVIAGAVASLAGSLYAISLRFVNTSVLTMDITLDALMMTIIGGVGTLIGPIIGAGVIEFAQHYLSGLARDYPIFERWIIFFGILYILAVIFFPRGIVGTVSMRYHEWKMKKGQKTKASVKLREKEIQR, from the coding sequence ATGTTAAAACAGCCATTAATTTTATCAAAATCAAATTTAGTGTATGCAGTCGCAGTAGGAATCATGGCTGTATTACCGTTTGTACTCGATTCTCGAACGATGACGATTTTATTAACGCAGTTTTGTATTTTTGCAATACTTGCGATGAGTTACGATATTTTACTAGGTTACACGGGCATTATTTCATTCGGTCATGCGATGTTTTTCGGGATTGGTGCGTATACGACCGCGATCATGCTGAGCGATTTCGGTCCGTCAATCGGTATATTCGCTGCTTCGATTGTAGTCGGTATCGTGCTATCCGCAATTATTAGTGTAATAAGCGGTGCATTGACGCTCCGTTTGAAAAGTCACTTTTATGCAATGTTTACGTTAGCGATTTCAGGGTTGTTTTTAGTGCTGGCGGAAAAATGGCGTACGGTAACGAAAGGGAATGACGGGTTTACATTCCGTGCACCGGAACTGTTTCGTGAGCGACTGTATTTTTACTTTTTAGTGCTCATTTGCCTCGTTGTCATTTTCATTTTACTGAAACGAATTGTGGCATCACCATTCGGGAAAGTGCTCGTTGCGATTCGTGAAAACGAGCAACGTACACGCTCGCTCGGATTTAAAACTTTAGGCTATAAAATCATCGCTTCCGTTATTGCAGGTGCCGTTGCAAGTTTGGCAGGTTCGCTGTATGCAATATCGCTGCGTTTCGTCAATACGAGTGTTCTGACGATGGACATTACACTCGACGCACTGATGATGACGATTATCGGGGGAGTCGGAACGTTAATCGGGCCGATCATCGGTGCAGGCGTCATCGAGTTTGCTCAGCATTACTTATCAGGTCTTGCAAGAGACTATCCGATTTTTGAACGCTGGATTATCTTCTTCGGTATTCTGTACATTTTAGCGGTTATCTTCTTCCCGCGAGGCATCGTCGGTACAGTCTCAATGCGCTACCATGAGTGGAAGATGAAAAAGGGGCAAAAAACAAAGGCGTCTGTAAAGCTTCGTGAAAAGGAGATACAACGATGA
- a CDS encoding alpha/beta hydrolase — MNKLDVLAKVELSNGETLSYRKREGGDELVLLVHGNMTSSKHWDLLMESMDERFTIYAVDMRGFGESTYNKRITSIKDFSDDIKLFVDALELRDFTIVGWSTGGNVAMQFCADYPGYSKKLVLFASGSTRGYPFYSSNADGTPNLSKRLSTIEQIEQDPVKTIPMQQMYDTKNRDGLKFVWNSAIYTQKQPDEARYEQYVDDMLTQRNLADVYHALNTFNISAVDNEIAKGTNQVKDIHIPVFVLYGDRDFVVNGVMTTEIIEDFGGRAQIMKLANCGHSPLVDCLDETKEAIEEFILS, encoded by the coding sequence ATGAATAAACTGGATGTTTTAGCAAAAGTGGAGTTATCGAATGGTGAAACTTTATCGTATCGGAAACGAGAAGGCGGCGATGAACTTGTTCTGTTAGTTCATGGCAATATGACAAGTTCGAAGCATTGGGATTTGCTGATGGAATCAATGGATGAACGATTCACCATTTATGCGGTCGATATGCGCGGCTTTGGGGAATCGACGTATAACAAACGGATTACTTCGATCAAAGATTTCAGCGATGATATTAAGCTTTTCGTTGATGCCCTTGAGCTGAGGGACTTTACAATTGTCGGCTGGTCTACAGGCGGTAATGTGGCGATGCAGTTTTGTGCAGATTACCCGGGCTACAGTAAAAAGCTCGTCTTATTTGCTTCCGGTTCAACACGCGGGTATCCATTTTATAGTTCAAATGCGGACGGCACACCGAATCTTTCAAAGCGCTTATCAACAATCGAGCAAATTGAGCAGGACCCTGTCAAAACAATTCCGATGCAGCAAATGTATGATACGAAAAATCGCGACGGGCTGAAATTTGTATGGAACAGTGCTATTTATACGCAGAAACAGCCGGACGAGGCGCGCTATGAGCAATATGTGGACGACATGCTGACACAGCGTAATTTGGCCGATGTGTACCATGCATTAAATACATTCAATATAAGTGCGGTCGATAATGAAATCGCAAAAGGAACGAACCAGGTGAAAGATATTCACATTCCTGTATTTGTTTTATACGGCGACCGTGACTTTGTAGTGAACGGGGTAATGACAACCGAAATTATCGAGGATTTTGGGGGCCGGGCCCAAATTATGAAGCTGGCAAACTGCGGACACTCACCGCTAGTCGATTGTCTGGATGAAACGAAAGAGGCAATCGAGGAATTTATTTTATCTTAA
- a CDS encoding 3-oxoacyl-ACP synthase — MIGITGLGMYLPEGRMTGAQIAEKANIPAAVVETKMGIIEKVVAGPNDHPVEMSVKAAKEAISEAQVDAKDIDVVIYIGEEHKEYPLWTAAIKIQEEIGAVNAWAFDVQLRCGTAIMAMKVAKSLMLADDSVKTVLLAGGYRNHDFIDYENERTRFMFNLGAGAGAMILQKNAGGHEVLEASLITDGSFSEDVVVPVGGTKEPLTVDHIREGRYILDVLDPDGMKLRLEQKSLSNFLKVIRQSLQKSGYSENNLHYVAMLHMKKSAHDYVLKELGLSEENSIYLSRYGHIGQIDQILSLCLARKEGKLQEGQIVSLVSAGIGYAWGAITVKWGA; from the coding sequence ATGATCGGAATAACTGGATTAGGAATGTATTTACCTGAAGGAAGAATGACCGGTGCCCAAATTGCGGAGAAGGCAAATATCCCAGCAGCTGTCGTTGAAACGAAAATGGGCATTATTGAAAAGGTCGTTGCCGGTCCAAATGATCATCCGGTTGAAATGAGTGTCAAAGCGGCAAAGGAAGCGATTTCCGAAGCGCAAGTGGATGCAAAAGATATTGATGTCGTCATTTATATCGGGGAAGAGCATAAAGAGTACCCGTTATGGACGGCTGCGATTAAAATTCAGGAAGAAATCGGGGCGGTGAATGCCTGGGCGTTCGATGTCCAGCTTCGTTGCGGTACTGCCATTATGGCGATGAAAGTGGCGAAAAGCTTAATGCTGGCCGATGATTCCGTCAAAACCGTGCTATTGGCTGGCGGGTACCGCAACCATGATTTTATCGATTATGAAAATGAGCGGACACGTTTTATGTTCAATTTAGGCGCAGGTGCAGGTGCGATGATTTTACAAAAGAATGCGGGCGGACACGAAGTACTGGAAGCCTCGCTCATTACAGACGGTTCATTTTCGGAAGATGTCGTTGTTCCGGTTGGAGGTACAAAGGAACCGTTGACGGTTGATCATATTCGGGAAGGGCGCTATATATTGGACGTTCTCGATCCTGATGGTATGAAGCTTCGTTTGGAGCAGAAATCATTAAGCAATTTTTTAAAGGTGATTCGCCAGTCACTGCAGAAAAGTGGATATAGCGAAAATAATTTACATTATGTTGCGATGCTCCATATGAAAAAGTCTGCACATGACTATGTGTTAAAAGAGCTCGGCCTTTCAGAAGAAAATTCGATTTATCTATCACGTTACGGTCATATCGGGCAAATTGATCAGATTTTATCTCTTTGCCTCGCGCGTAAGGAAGGGAAGCTGCAAGAAGGGCAAATTGTTTCATTAGTGAGTGCGGGTATCGGTTATGCATGGGGTGCCATTACAGTAAAGTGGGGGGCTTAA
- a CDS encoding branched-chain amino acid ABC transporter permease, which produces MELIISLTINGLATGMLIFLLAAGLTLIFGLMDVLNFAHGGLFVWGAYTGVFTYLWSNSFIVGIIIAILTGLVLGFITEKLIIKPVYGNHVQQILITLGFMLVLQEMIKVVFGPNGVPVKVPSYLAGSWQIGDLTIIKYRIFIIVVGFALFGVLYFILNRTKIGLIVRAGVMNREMTQALGINIKRVFLLVFMCGAALAALGGMLMAPYSGVVYAEMGMEYAILGFIVVVIGGMGSFQGSLMAAILVGLAGSFMAYYVPFLSVAVNMILMASVLIFRPQGLFTVAKG; this is translated from the coding sequence GTGGAACTAATAATCAGTTTAACAATCAATGGACTAGCGACAGGGATGCTTATTTTCTTACTGGCAGCCGGATTGACGCTTATATTCGGGCTCATGGACGTACTAAACTTTGCGCACGGTGGACTGTTCGTATGGGGTGCCTATACAGGGGTGTTCACCTATTTATGGAGCAACAGTTTTATAGTCGGAATTATAATTGCGATTCTTACAGGTCTTGTTCTTGGATTTATTACAGAAAAGCTTATTATTAAGCCGGTTTACGGAAATCACGTACAGCAGATTCTGATTACGCTCGGGTTCATGCTCGTGCTGCAGGAAATGATCAAGGTCGTATTCGGGCCAAACGGTGTACCTGTTAAAGTTCCTTCTTACTTGGCGGGCAGCTGGCAAATTGGCGATTTGACGATTATTAAATACCGGATTTTCATTATCGTTGTAGGGTTTGCTTTATTCGGTGTTCTGTATTTCATTTTAAATCGTACGAAAATAGGGTTAATTGTACGGGCTGGTGTTATGAATCGGGAAATGACACAGGCACTAGGTATCAATATTAAGCGCGTATTTTTACTTGTCTTTATGTGCGGTGCGGCATTGGCGGCATTAGGCGGAATGCTGATGGCTCCGTATTCAGGGGTTGTGTATGCGGAAATGGGCATGGAATATGCGATTTTAGGATTTATCGTTGTAGTCATCGGTGGAATGGGAAGTTTCCAAGGTTCATTGATGGCAGCGATTTTAGTAGGGCTTGCCGGAAGTTTTATGGCGTACTATGTGCCGTTTCTATCTGTTGCGGTCAATATGATTTTAATGGCAAGTGTTCTGATTTTCCGTCCACAAGGCTTATTCACGGTTGCGAAGGGGTGA
- a CDS encoding response regulator transcription factor, whose translation MRILVVDDDAFIRKLIGIHLKKEGFEALFASDGMEALNLLQQEPVDLAIVDVMMPKMDGISLTKNLAEIGVPVLMLTAKTTLDDKEKGFLAGADDYMVKPFEPKELLFRVRAILRRFQKVERSQIKIANMLIDRQTYEVKVGEQVSLLPLKEFELLGILCSRPEVVFTRDQLMEQVWGYDYDGDDFTLTTHIKRLRSRLEEVNAQVKIQTVRGIGYKIEELK comes from the coding sequence ATGCGGATATTAGTTGTAGATGACGATGCATTTATACGGAAATTAATTGGCATTCATTTGAAAAAAGAAGGGTTCGAAGCGCTGTTTGCAAGTGACGGAATGGAAGCATTAAATTTATTGCAGCAGGAGCCGGTCGATCTGGCGATTGTCGATGTAATGATGCCGAAAATGGATGGCATAAGCTTGACGAAAAATCTCGCTGAAATCGGTGTACCTGTATTGATGCTGACTGCCAAAACAACACTCGATGATAAGGAAAAAGGTTTTTTGGCGGGCGCGGACGACTATATGGTGAAGCCATTTGAACCGAAAGAACTGCTGTTTAGAGTACGGGCGATTTTACGGCGCTTTCAAAAAGTGGAACGAAGTCAAATAAAGATTGCCAATATGCTCATTGATCGGCAAACATATGAAGTAAAAGTAGGGGAGCAAGTATCACTGCTGCCTTTAAAAGAATTTGAGCTATTGGGCATTTTATGTTCAAGACCGGAAGTCGTATTTACGCGAGACCAGTTAATGGAACAAGTATGGGGCTATGATTATGACGGGGATGACTTTACACTGACAACACATATTAAGCGTCTGCGCAGCCGGTTGGAAGAAGTGAATGCACAGGTGAAAATTCAAACCGTACGCGGAATCGGCTATAAAATTGAGGAACTGAAATGA
- a CDS encoding MMPL family transporter: MNKFLNPITDWVSTKRGAWITLIVWLVLMIGLSAGPMLSEYKVTNFQSLPDDAQSIIVENKLSEYFPNDEGTPGILVFHNENREINVESVKEILNAVIAENIEGVDQIVDISNLPPQALAGFTSEDKSTMIVPMTLEQGLGNSAYAEINDFASEIGNEAAEKTGDTQFYITGPAGIAGDTVKLFEQADLQLLFATIGIILVLLIIIYRSPLLAIIPLLATVIVYQVVNQSVALMGAAGLEINNSTTSIMSILLFAAVIDYSLFVFSRYREELNHYENKYEAMKYAMRATGEPVFFAGGTVLAAMLVLFLADFRDYQNFAPIFGTAVFVIMLGSVTLVPALFALFGRKAFWPKVPKFGETKEVKHGIWGAIAKFVVNKPYLSGGLVLIFMIITSLNVFNLDYEFDTVKSFPEELPSRVGYEIVESRFDKGELAPTSLLVESEQALTEQQKQDLTEALLAEDEIASVRPSAVSEDETKMKLTMAFDLNPYDPEAIDKLEEMRENSADYLAAAGIDGEMHFAGTTAKLLDERNVNNADIIKIVLLETILILVLLFVLTKSWKMPIYMMATILVSYLSALGLGLFLVDVLFGYDAISTRVPVYAFIFLVALGIDYNIILVSRFLEERKHTTVKQALEIAIRNTGGVISSAGIILAATFAALMTMPIADLFVFGFIVAVGILIDTFLVRGMLLPMLILTFEKDKK, translated from the coding sequence ATGAATAAGTTTTTAAATCCAATTACAGATTGGGTCTCAACAAAACGCGGTGCCTGGATTACACTTATTGTCTGGCTTGTGTTGATGATTGGCTTAAGCGCCGGTCCGATGCTAAGTGAATATAAAGTGACCAACTTCCAATCACTGCCAGATGATGCACAATCAATTATCGTTGAAAATAAGTTAAGCGAGTACTTCCCGAATGATGAAGGAACACCAGGTATATTGGTTTTCCATAATGAAAACAGGGAAATTAACGTCGAAAGCGTAAAAGAAATTTTAAATGCAGTAATTGCGGAAAATATTGAAGGTGTTGACCAGATTGTTGACATTTCAAACTTGCCGCCACAAGCTTTAGCAGGATTTACGTCGGAAGATAAATCGACGATGATCGTACCGATGACGCTTGAGCAAGGTCTTGGAAATTCGGCTTATGCGGAAATTAACGATTTTGCTTCTGAAATCGGAAATGAAGCAGCTGAAAAAACAGGGGATACACAATTTTACATTACTGGTCCAGCAGGGATTGCCGGCGATACTGTAAAACTGTTTGAACAAGCAGACTTACAGCTATTATTTGCGACAATCGGGATTATTTTAGTTCTATTAATTATCATTTACCGTTCACCGCTATTAGCGATTATTCCATTACTTGCAACGGTAATTGTTTATCAAGTAGTAAATCAGTCGGTTGCTTTAATGGGGGCAGCTGGTTTAGAAATTAATAACTCTACCACATCGATTATGAGTATCCTTTTGTTTGCTGCAGTAATCGATTACTCATTATTCGTGTTCTCGCGTTACCGTGAAGAACTGAACCATTACGAAAACAAATATGAAGCAATGAAGTATGCGATGCGTGCAACTGGCGAGCCAGTATTCTTTGCAGGCGGAACCGTGTTGGCGGCAATGCTTGTCCTATTCTTGGCCGATTTCCGTGACTATCAAAACTTCGCGCCAATCTTTGGTACAGCAGTATTTGTTATTATGCTAGGTTCAGTTACATTAGTTCCGGCGTTATTTGCCTTGTTTGGCCGTAAAGCATTCTGGCCGAAAGTACCGAAATTTGGTGAGACAAAAGAAGTAAAACATGGAATTTGGGGAGCAATTGCCAAGTTTGTTGTAAACAAACCTTATTTATCAGGTGGATTAGTCCTGATTTTCATGATTATTACTTCATTAAATGTGTTCAACTTAGATTATGAGTTTGATACGGTGAAATCTTTCCCTGAAGAATTGCCATCACGTGTCGGCTATGAAATTGTCGAGTCACGCTTTGATAAAGGGGAACTTGCTCCTACATCACTTTTAGTCGAAAGTGAACAGGCATTAACAGAGCAGCAAAAGCAAGATTTAACGGAAGCATTATTAGCAGAAGATGAAATTGCATCTGTTCGCCCGTCAGCTGTTTCAGAAGACGAAACAAAAATGAAATTAACAATGGCTTTTGATTTAAATCCATATGATCCGGAAGCAATCGATAAGCTTGAAGAAATGCGTGAAAACAGTGCGGATTACTTAGCGGCAGCCGGAATTGACGGTGAGATGCACTTTGCGGGAACAACAGCGAAATTGCTGGATGAGCGCAATGTAAACAATGCTGATATTATTAAAATTGTCCTTTTAGAAACAATTTTAATTTTAGTATTATTATTTGTCCTTACAAAATCTTGGAAAATGCCGATTTACATGATGGCAACCATTTTAGTGTCGTATTTATCGGCATTGGGATTAGGATTATTCCTAGTTGATGTATTATTTGGCTATGATGCAATCAGTACTCGTGTACCTGTCTATGCATTCATATTCCTTGTTGCGCTAGGTATAGACTACAATATTATTTTAGTGTCCCGATTCCTTGAAGAGCGCAAACACACAACAGTGAAACAGGCGCTTGAAATTGCTATCCGTAATACAGGCGGTGTTATTTCGTCAGCAGGGATTATACTTGCAGCAACTTTCGCGGCATTAATGACAATGCCAATTGCCGATCTGTTCGTATTCGGCTTTATCGTTGCAGTAGGTATTTTGATTGATACATTCCTAGTACGCGGTATGTTATTGCCGATGCTGATATTAACATTTGAAAAAGACAAGAAGTAA